From Pelotomaculum schinkii, the proteins below share one genomic window:
- a CDS encoding ABC transporter ATP-binding protein, whose protein sequence is MLSVDNIQVFYGAIQALHGISFEVKEGEIVTLIGANGAGKSTTLRTISGLLRPKSGSVKFGGNDITKAPAHKIVQMGLAHVPEGRKIFPDLTVCENLIMGAYTRTDRAEIAGSLDNVFQRFPRLKEREKQLAGTLSGGEQQMLAMGRGLMCQPKLLILDEPSMGLSPILAEDIFKIIVEINQLGTTILLVEQNAFMALQIAHRAYVLETGRVMLAGPAAELRENPKVRSAYLGDVIEIA, encoded by the coding sequence ATGCTGTCTGTAGATAATATTCAAGTCTTTTACGGAGCCATCCAGGCGCTGCACGGTATTTCCTTCGAAGTCAAGGAAGGAGAAATCGTGACCCTGATCGGCGCCAACGGCGCCGGTAAATCCACGACCTTAAGGACCATTTCCGGCCTCTTGCGGCCCAAGTCCGGCTCCGTTAAGTTTGGCGGTAACGACATTACCAAAGCTCCCGCGCATAAGATTGTCCAGATGGGCCTGGCCCACGTACCGGAGGGAAGAAAAATCTTTCCCGACCTGACTGTGTGCGAGAACCTGATCATGGGCGCTTATACCAGGACTGACCGCGCTGAAATTGCAGGCAGCCTCGATAATGTATTTCAACGTTTCCCGCGCCTTAAAGAACGGGAAAAGCAGTTAGCCGGCACCCTCTCGGGCGGCGAGCAGCAGATGCTGGCCATGGGACGCGGGTTGATGTGCCAACCCAAGCTTCTGATCCTGGACGAGCCTTCCATGGGGCTTTCCCCCATCCTGGCCGAGGATATTTTTAAAATAATCGTGGAGATTAACCAACTGGGGACAACTATCCTGCTGGTCGAGCAAAACGCATTCATGGCGCTTCAAATAGCCCACAGGGCCTATGTGCTGGAAACCGGAAGGGTCATGCTGGCCGGCCCTGCCGCCGAGCTGCGGGAGAACCCCAAGGTCCGCAGCGCCTACCTTGGCGATGTCATTGAGATAGCCTGA
- a CDS encoding UPF0158 family protein, which produces MRQVPVVLAWLVNAFENSSEYSEYYLDLQTGKHYFYAPMDFPEHEEKVKKMDSQPENFARLPKLDKELDIKIKQDFIDTLDAPLVKEILAKALAADVDFRKALMEDDYEETRREWYKYQNDRYAVFLKEWFKAKGIELVEAEVPGKNDPCGVNKRL; this is translated from the coding sequence ATGCGCCAGGTACCTGTGGTTTTGGCATGGTTGGTCAACGCTTTTGAAAACAGCAGCGAGTATTCCGAGTATTACCTGGATCTGCAGACAGGAAAACATTACTTTTACGCGCCTATGGACTTCCCTGAACACGAAGAAAAAGTTAAGAAAATGGACAGCCAGCCGGAAAACTTTGCGAGGCTCCCCAAGCTGGATAAGGAACTGGACATAAAAATCAAACAGGATTTCATTGATACCCTTGATGCCCCCCTGGTGAAGGAAATCCTGGCCAAGGCGCTGGCTGCGGATGTGGATTTCAGAAAAGCCCTGATGGAGGATGATTACGAGGAAACACGCAGAGAGTGGTATAAGTATCAGAATGACAGGTATGCTGTCTTTTTAAAAGAATGGTTTAAGGCCAAAGGGATTGAGCTGGTTGAGGCCGAAGTCCCCGGCAAAAATGATCCCTGCGGTGTCAACAAACGATTATAG
- the cobO gene encoding cob(I)yrinic acid a,c-diamide adenosyltransferase gives MMQEQKKQGLILVNTGNGKGKTTAALGMGLRAWGQGMKVLVLQFIKGGWKYGELKAVEKLGPNFEIRQMGEGFIKGADDQSLDEHRHAAGEALEAARAEFSKANYDLIILDEILYAIHYGLVAQSDVLALLDAKPESLHVVLTGRNASPEIIAKADLVTEMREIKHPFTRGIPAQKGIEF, from the coding sequence ATTATGCAAGAGCAAAAGAAACAAGGTTTAATCCTGGTCAACACGGGCAACGGCAAGGGAAAAACCACAGCTGCTCTTGGTATGGGCTTAAGAGCCTGGGGGCAGGGGATGAAGGTGCTGGTTCTCCAGTTCATCAAGGGTGGCTGGAAATACGGGGAACTGAAGGCGGTAGAAAAGCTTGGCCCAAATTTTGAAATAAGGCAGATGGGAGAAGGGTTCATCAAGGGAGCGGACGACCAGTCGCTTGACGAGCACCGACATGCCGCCGGGGAGGCGCTTGAGGCCGCCAGGGCTGAATTTTCAAAGGCAAATTACGACCTGATCATTCTGGATGAGATCCTGTACGCCATCCATTACGGGCTGGTAGCTCAGAGTGACGTTCTGGCCCTTTTAGACGCCAAGCCGGAAAGTTTGCACGTGGTCCTGACCGGACGCAATGCTTCTCCCGAAATTATCGCTAAGGCAGACCTGGTCACTGAGATGCGGGAAATTAAACATCCCTTTACCCGGGGGATTCCCGCCCAGAAGGGGATAGAATTTTAA
- a CDS encoding TatD family hydrolase produces the protein MLLFDTHAHIAEEEYELDREEVLERARGAGVAYINNVGYNLESSRRAITLAENNDMVYASVGFHPHNAMEAGPGYLEELKNMSAHPRVVALGEIGLDYYRDLSPREMQRKVFREQLILARELSLPVIIHDRDAHGDLMDILRELGLGAAGGVMHCYSGSWEMAQECLSMGFYISIAGPVTYQNASRLKDVAGRVPMDRLLLETDAPYLTPSPHRGKRNEPSYIAFTAAEIATLKGIDVEKLAKTCTENGRRLFGIA, from the coding sequence ATGCTTTTGTTTGATACACATGCCCACATTGCTGAAGAGGAGTACGAACTCGACCGGGAGGAGGTATTGGAACGGGCGCGCGGCGCAGGGGTGGCCTATATCAACAACGTGGGCTACAACCTGGAATCCTCCCGGCGAGCCATAACACTGGCCGAAAATAATGACATGGTATATGCTTCCGTAGGGTTTCACCCGCACAATGCGATGGAAGCCGGGCCCGGCTACCTTGAGGAATTAAAGAACATGTCCGCCCACCCCAGGGTGGTGGCGCTGGGCGAGATTGGGCTGGATTACTACCGTGATCTTTCCCCCCGGGAAATGCAGCGCAAGGTTTTCCGGGAGCAGTTAATCCTGGCTCGCGAGCTGAGCTTGCCGGTAATCATTCATGACCGGGACGCGCACGGTGATCTCATGGATATCTTGCGCGAGTTGGGACTGGGCGCCGCCGGAGGTGTCATGCATTGCTACTCCGGCAGTTGGGAGATGGCGCAGGAATGCCTGTCCATGGGCTTTTATATTTCCATTGCCGGGCCGGTAACCTACCAGAATGCGTCCAGGTTGAAAGATGTAGCCGGCCGGGTTCCCATGGACCGCCTGCTGCTGGAAACAGATGCGCCCTACCTGACGCCGTCGCCGCACCGGGGCAAACGCAACGAACCCTCTTACATTGCTTTTACCGCGGCAGAGATTGCGACGCTTAAGGGAATAGATGTCGAAAAATTGGCGAAAACATGTACAGAAAATGGCAGGAGATTGTTCGGAATTGCTTGA